GTAGGCTTAAGTCTTTTAGATAAAAATTGGCATCGAGACGAGTATCAAGGTGGCGTAACTCGGCCTCCAGTTTTAATACTTCATGTTGATATAAGCGCTCAGCAAAGGGGCTCACTACTAATTCAAATTCGCTGACTAAGGTAATGCCACGGTTGTTAGTGACTTTTCCGGTTGCTTGCCAAGGGCCAGGTTGGGGTTGGCGCAGTGTAATGACATCGCGATCAGGGGTGCTCGCCCAGCTAATAGTGTCGGGATGATCACTTTCATAATACTTGCTGCCATCGGGGCGAATTAATACCACAGGCGCACTATTAGGCTCGCGCTCTATTAGCAAGGTTAAGGTGGTAATAGAGGGGTCGATACGAAAGGTGTTGCTAAGCCAATGGCTAGTTTGTTCACTGGCATCACTGGCTACTGCCATGAGCATTAAACAAAGCGTAAGTAGCGCGTGGCTTATACGTTGCGCCATAAGCAACTGCCTCCTTTTTTCATTACTAAGTCTAGGCGCGCCTCATGCTCTGCTAATTCCTGGGCACTGGCTCTAATAATATTAAGGGCGGGACGTTCACTACTTAAACGACGAATAGCGCCACTGTCATCTTGCTGTTGACTATCACTTTGTAGATTGAGCTTGGTTTGGCCGCCGGTCATTAGCAAATAAACGTCGGCTAAGATCTCCGCATCCAACAGCGCGCCGTGTAAAGTACGGTGGCTATTATCTATGCCATAGCGAGTACAGAGCACATCGAGGTTATTGCGCTTACCCGGATACAATTTGCGCGCCAAGGCTAAGGTATCGGTAATTTTACATAGATCGGCAATGCGTTCTTTACGACCAATAAGACTTAATTCATAGTCTAAAAAGCCCACGTCAAAGGGCGCGTTATGAGCGACAAATTCGGCATCGCGAATAAAATCAAGAAACTCCTCTACTTGGCTAGAAAATACCGGCTTATCAGCCAGGAAGTCATCGGTAATGCCATGGACTTTAATGGCGTCTTCATCAATCTGGCGATTAGGTTTGAGATAAACATGATAGTGGCGCCCGGTTAAGCGGCGGTTAATTACTTCTACCGCGCCAATTTCAATGACTTTATGGCCCATATAATGGGGGCCGGTATCCATATTAAGACCGGTGGTTTCCGTATCCAAGATCACTTGGCGAGAATAAACTTGCTGACTCATAACTCAATTTCCTCTGCGCAGACCTTGCCAGTATAAGTAACTGTCCTGCCCTATGCTACCTAGCAAGGCGGCTTTATAAGCCAGCTGTTTTTTAATGAGCGCTGTGGCAGACTTGCGCTCAAATAAGGCAATAGCGAGCTCACATGAAAAAAATAGAACTTTATACCGATGGCTCCTGCTTAGGAAACCCAGGCCCAGGTGGCTATGGTGCGGTATTAATTTATAAACACCATCGCAAAGAGCTAAGTGGCGGCTATCGGTTAACGACCAATAATCGCATGGAGCTAATGGCCGCCATTGTAGGCTTGCAAACACTTAGTACCAACTGTGTGGTGGACTTAACCACAGATAGCCAGTACGTACGCCAAGGAATTACGCAGTGGATCTTGGGCTGGAAGAAAAAAAACTGGCAGACATCGGCAAAAAAACCGGTAAAAAATGTTGATTTATGGAAACAACTTGATGCGCTGTGCCTGCAGCATGACGTGCACTGGCATTGGGTAAAAGGCCACTCGGGTCATCCCGAGAACGAGCGCTGTGACGTGCTTGCACGCGTGGCCGCAGAAACCGCTGCTATTAATGATGATATGGGCTATCAAGGTTAAACTCTGCCTAGCGCAACTTAAAAAGTTGATTAGGCTGCGCGCAATCTAACGGTGGGCAGTTGAGATGTTATTTTTTACTATAGGTTTGAGGTTTAGCACGACGGGTTAATTGTTGCTGTTGGCAGGCCATGCCCGGTTGTAATAACAAAGGCCGTCGCTGAGGTTGGCGAATAGGTGTGAGCGGATGGCGCCGTTTTCTGGCAAGCATCACATAGGCTCCAGCAAATGAGGGGCAATAGCGGGGTACTAAAAATTGTCGCACGCTTTTAAAGCCAACACCTTCTGCGAGCGGAGTCAGCCCGAAGTAATCGCGCTCTAGCACCTCAAAGCCTAATAGCTTTAGCCAGTCTTCAACCCGCTCTGGCGCTATCATGGCCCGCCATTTAGGCAGTTTATGGCTTAGGCCTGGAACAAAACACGCTAAGCCGGCACTGCTATAGGGGTTATAACCACAAATAATTAACCAGCCATCATCGCGCAGTACGGTTTCTACTTCTCGCAACACTGCATGAGGGTGGGCACTGTAGTCCAAGACATGGGCTAGCAGACAGGCATCTAAGCTACCGGGTGCAAAAGGCATGGCTGTGGCTTGCCCAACAATATCGGCCTCTGTGCTGGCTTGCTCACATAAGTTTACCCTATGTAATAAACGGCTACCCTTAAGCGTTAATGATGCACTTAGCGCTTCAACGCTTAACAGATTAAAGCCAAACAGCGAAGGCGCCCAGTGATCCAGTCGCGCTTGAATTAATTGTGCTAAATAAGGGCCGCGTAATAATTGCTGCCACGTTTTTGCATAAGAGACTGATTTCATCACATTTATGCCTCTGATAAGCTAACACTTTCTTTAGGTAAGGATAAAATATGGCTCAGGAACACTCTCTCACTATTCGCCCTATTTCGGCATTTCAAGACAACTATATTTGGCTAGTTACCAATAACAAGCAAGCCGTGATTGTGGATCCCGGCCAAGCCGAGCCGGTGATGCAAGTGCTGGCCGAGCAGCAATTAGAATTAACCTCGATTTTAATTACCCATCATCACTATGATCATACCGGTGGCGTAAAGGAATTATTACGCCACTGGCCTCATGCTAAGGTATATGCGCCGGCCACTGAAGCGCTCCCCGCACCTAATGCGATTGCGCTACAGGATAATGATACATTTACGCTGCCTGAGTTAGGGCTCACCTTCGACGTTTGTTTAGTGCCTGGTCATACCTTAGGTCATATTGCCTATTTTGCCGCTGATGGCGTAATGAATGCACAAGGTGAGGCAGAGCCGGTACTCTTTTGTGGTGACACTTTGTTCTCGGGCGGCTGTGGGCGATTATTTGAGGGCAGCGCCGAGCAGATGTATCACTCGCTACAACGCTTTAGTGATTTGCCAAACAATACTCGCGTTTATTGTGCACATGAATACACACAATCTAACTTAACTTTTTGTCATCAAGTGGAGCCAAACAACGCGGATTTGAAAAAACATCTACAAAAAGTTGCTAAATTACGCCAGCAAGGCATTCCTACTTTACCCTCATCCATAGGCTTAGAAAAAGCCATTAATGTGTTCTTACGTGCCCATGTAGCAGGGGTTGCAGCGAGTGCTCAGGCTCATACGGGATCGGAGCTAAATGAAGACATTAAGGTGTTCGCTGCACTTAGGCGCTGGAAGGACTCTTTTTAACGAACTTGCTTACTTTGTTCACAAAGCATACACTGGCCGCCGTTTTAAAGAGACGCGGACACCATGAGAAGAATCTGTATTATTACAGGTGCCTTACTCCTGGCGGGCTGCCAAGGATTAAATTCCTCTGGCCACCAGGACAGCACCGATAGCAAAGCGGCTAAAACGCTTTACCAAAAGTCATCGATCCACGCATCGTTGCAAACGCACCAACGAACTCCCGACCTCGGTCGAGCTTACAGCACTGTGCCTCATTCCTCTAGCCGACAACGACAACAAGCAGAGGCAGCACAGCCCGACTTGTGGCTCGACCTTGCCGAGCAAATGACGCTAGATGTGCCCTTGGATCACCCAAGAGTTGTAGCACAACGCAATTGGTACCTGAAACACCCCAGCTATATGCGCTCTGTCTCAGAACGCGCCAGACCGTTTCTCTATCTCATCAAGGAAGAGATAGAAAAACGCAACATGCCCATGGAGTTGGTGTTATTACCGGTAGTTGAAAGTACCTTTAATCCTAAAGCTTACTCTCACGGCCATGCGGCCGGATTGTGGCAAATGCTGCAAGGCACAGGCAAAAACTTTGGTCTGCATTTCGACAGTTTTTATGACGGTCGTTATGATGTGATGGCCTCCACCCGTGCCGCGCTTGATTATCTTGAATACCTCAACGGCTTTTTTGATGGCGATTGGGTATTATCGTTAGCTGCTTATAACTCTGGCGAGGGCCGCGTACAGCGCGCCGTTAAAGCGAATCGCCGCCAAGGTAAGCCCACCGATTACTGGTCGTTATCTTTACCTAAAGAAACACAAAATTACGTGCCTAAACTATTAGCCTTAGCGGCTATTTTAAAGCATGACAACCACTATGGCATGACCATTCCCATGTTGCCTAATCGTCCCCAGCTGGCGGTGGTTGAGGTGGAAGGCCAAGTTGACTTAAATATGGCGGCCGACTTAGCGGGCATGAATCGGGGCAAGCTAAAAGAGCTGAACCCTGCCTTTAAACGCGCCTCTACTTCACCGGCACGCAATGCGCAAATCTTAGTACCGATTGCGCATGCCCAAGGCTTTGAAATTGCCATGGCCGATATGCCAGAGCCAAGTCGCTCCTCTCACTATCAAGTGCGAAGTGGCGATAGCTTAAGCTTAATTGCTAAGCGCAACGGCACCACAGTTCAGGCATTACAAAAGCTGAATAACCTAAAAGGCCACACGGTACGCATTGGCCAAACGCTGGCCTTAACCAGCAGCTCTAACACCGCCCCCAATGTGGCCAGTAAAGCCAACAGTATTTATAAAGTAAAACGAGGGGATTCACTGTCAGCCATTGCCAATCGTTTTAGTGTCAGCGTGACTGAGCTGCTACGTTGGAATCGACTCGCCAATAAGCACAGCTTACGTGCAGGGCAAAGTCTGATTGTGGCGGCTAATACGCGCTAGTACGCTAAGTTGCTAATAAAAAACCGAGCTAAGGCTCGGTTTTTTTATGTCTTGCGTTAGCGCTAATCATTAGGCATTAATCACGCGCGGGCGCCCTTGCTTATCAATGGCTACATACACAAATTGCGCTTGAGCCACTTTATAACGCTCGCCACTTTCTGGGGTGAGTACCGGCTTTACCCATACATCTACTTGTACGGTAATAGAAGTGCGGCCAACTTTAATTAAGGTGCCATGGGTGCAAACCACATCGCCCACTTTAACGGGGCGTGAAAAATTCATCTCGCTCACCGCTACTGTGCCTACTGGGCCTTTTGCCACTTCATTTGCCAATAAGCTGCCACCTAAGTCCATTTGTGACATGATCCAGCCGCCAAAAATATCACCATTAGCATTGGTATCGGCAGGCATGGCCATGGTGCGCATTAATAAGTCACCATTGGGGTCTTGGGGGTTGCTCATTACACTTTCTCTTCGTTTAAATAATAGCGCCTATCATAGCTCGCTTACGGCGCTATCTCTATGTGACCAACAGCAATAGCTCACTATTACTTTCACTAGTGACTACTTAGTATTGCGCGCCGCTAACCAGTCAAACCAATCACTCACCAGATAATCTAACCCAAGATAGCGGCTAATTGCCGAGCCATCGATGGTTTTCCCAACCCCGCCGCCACTAAAGTTTGGCGGTGGTAATTGGCGAAGTTTAGCCGCTTGGCTATAAAATGCTTTGCGACTAGGATGATGAGGCGCACTGACATTGAGCGCCGCCGGCCAATCATTTTTAGCTAATAAGGCGGGGAAAAAGCGTAATAAATCCTCTTGAGCCACAAGGTTAATGGGCTCATCGCCACCTTCAAAGCTGCGCCCTGCTAAAAAACGCCCAGGCTCACGGCTGCCACCCACCAAACCAGATAAGCGCAAGCATAGTACGCGGGCAATGCCCGAATTGTGCATGGCTGTTTCACAGGCTTGCATACGCTCGCCCCGCTCACTGTCCGGCTTAGCATCGGCCTCTTGCTTAATGCCTTCTCCGCCATAAATTGAGGTGGCACTGGTGTAAATTAAACGCGAAAACCCCGCCGCGGCAGCC
This genomic window from Oceanisphaera avium contains:
- the dnaQ gene encoding DNA polymerase III subunit epsilon; amino-acid sequence: MSQQVYSRQVILDTETTGLNMDTGPHYMGHKVIEIGAVEVINRRLTGRHYHVYLKPNRQIDEDAIKVHGITDDFLADKPVFSSQVEEFLDFIRDAEFVAHNAPFDVGFLDYELSLIGRKERIADLCKITDTLALARKLYPGKRNNLDVLCTRYGIDNSHRTLHGALLDAEILADVYLLMTGGQTKLNLQSDSQQQDDSGAIRRLSSERPALNIIRASAQELAEHEARLDLVMKKGGSCLWRNV
- the rnhA gene encoding ribonuclease HI yields the protein MKKIELYTDGSCLGNPGPGGYGAVLIYKHHRKELSGGYRLTTNNRMELMAAIVGLQTLSTNCVVDLTTDSQYVRQGITQWILGWKKKNWQTSAKKPVKNVDLWKQLDALCLQHDVHWHWVKGHSGHPENERCDVLARVAAETAAINDDMGYQG
- a CDS encoding class I SAM-dependent methyltransferase — protein: MKSVSYAKTWQQLLRGPYLAQLIQARLDHWAPSLFGFNLLSVEALSASLTLKGSRLLHRVNLCEQASTEADIVGQATAMPFAPGSLDACLLAHVLDYSAHPHAVLREVETVLRDDGWLIICGYNPYSSAGLACFVPGLSHKLPKWRAMIAPERVEDWLKLLGFEVLERDYFGLTPLAEGVGFKSVRQFLVPRYCPSFAGAYVMLARKRRHPLTPIRQPQRRPLLLQPGMACQQQQLTRRAKPQTYSKK
- the gloB gene encoding hydroxyacylglutathione hydrolase, with the protein product MAQEHSLTIRPISAFQDNYIWLVTNNKQAVIVDPGQAEPVMQVLAEQQLELTSILITHHHYDHTGGVKELLRHWPHAKVYAPATEALPAPNAIALQDNDTFTLPELGLTFDVCLVPGHTLGHIAYFAADGVMNAQGEAEPVLFCGDTLFSGGCGRLFEGSAEQMYHSLQRFSDLPNNTRVYCAHEYTQSNLTFCHQVEPNNADLKKHLQKVAKLRQQGIPTLPSSIGLEKAINVFLRAHVAGVAASAQAHTGSELNEDIKVFAALRRWKDSF
- a CDS encoding LysM peptidoglycan-binding domain-containing protein, translated to MRRICIITGALLLAGCQGLNSSGHQDSTDSKAAKTLYQKSSIHASLQTHQRTPDLGRAYSTVPHSSSRQRQQAEAAQPDLWLDLAEQMTLDVPLDHPRVVAQRNWYLKHPSYMRSVSERARPFLYLIKEEIEKRNMPMELVLLPVVESTFNPKAYSHGHAAGLWQMLQGTGKNFGLHFDSFYDGRYDVMASTRAALDYLEYLNGFFDGDWVLSLAAYNSGEGRVQRAVKANRRQGKPTDYWSLSLPKETQNYVPKLLALAAILKHDNHYGMTIPMLPNRPQLAVVEVEGQVDLNMAADLAGMNRGKLKELNPAFKRASTSPARNAQILVPIAHAQGFEIAMADMPEPSRSSHYQVRSGDSLSLIAKRNGTTVQALQKLNNLKGHTVRIGQTLALTSSSNTAPNVASKANSIYKVKRGDSLSAIANRFSVSVTELLRWNRLANKHSLRAGQSLIVAANTR
- the yciA gene encoding acyl-CoA thioester hydrolase YciA, whose translation is MSNPQDPNGDLLMRTMAMPADTNANGDIFGGWIMSQMDLGGSLLANEVAKGPVGTVAVSEMNFSRPVKVGDVVCTHGTLIKVGRTSITVQVDVWVKPVLTPESGERYKVAQAQFVYVAIDKQGRPRVINA
- a CDS encoding NAD(P)-binding domain-containing protein; translated protein: MSINEQPNAERVAIVGLGWLGEPLALTLQRLGYQVSGTTTTPEKAERLNKQGITTLLWELNHAMPARWPSELNADTLIICVPPGKLPHYTEQLSAVAKLAAAAGFSRLIYTSATSIYGGEGIKQEADAKPDSERGERMQACETAMHNSGIARVLCLRLSGLVGGSREPGRFLAGRSFEGGDEPINLVAQEDLLRFFPALLAKNDWPAALNVSAPHHPSRKAFYSQAAKLRQLPPPNFSGGGVGKTIDGSAISRYLGLDYLVSDWFDWLAARNTK